In Streptomyces nodosus, one DNA window encodes the following:
- a CDS encoding MHYT domain-containing protein, which produces MQGTVDGFSYGMVTPLVACLMACLGGALGLRCVIRARRAAPAWRAGWLALGSATIGSGLWTTHLVAMTGFSVAETSVHYDEPMIFAGLVVAVVMVGIGVFIVGHRGATGVALFTGGTVTGLGMASMHYLGMAGTRLDGVLEYNTVTVAASVAIAVVAATAALWAAGRRSGFLWSVGAGLVMGLAMVGLHYTGMAAVSVHLHATRTVLAGDHSGSPLVPMMIGPLVFLCLAGAVVVFDPLMVMGRPEPAPAERKPGVPAHPGSGRPGSARPGRRPPSGAGHRDTRSRAPQRR; this is translated from the coding sequence ATGCAGGGCACCGTGGACGGCTTCAGCTATGGAATGGTCACACCGCTGGTGGCGTGCCTCATGGCCTGCCTCGGCGGCGCGCTCGGTCTGCGCTGCGTCATCAGAGCGAGAAGGGCCGCTCCGGCCTGGCGGGCGGGCTGGCTGGCCCTGGGATCGGCCACGATCGGGTCGGGCCTGTGGACCACACATCTCGTCGCGATGACGGGCTTCAGCGTCGCGGAGACCTCCGTGCACTACGACGAGCCGATGATCTTCGCCGGTCTTGTCGTCGCCGTCGTCATGGTCGGCATCGGTGTCTTCATCGTGGGCCACCGGGGCGCCACCGGGGTGGCGCTCTTCACCGGCGGCACCGTCACCGGACTGGGCATGGCCTCGATGCACTATCTGGGCATGGCCGGAACGCGCCTGGACGGGGTACTGGAGTACAACACCGTCACCGTCGCCGCGTCCGTGGCCATCGCGGTCGTCGCCGCGACCGCCGCGCTCTGGGCGGCCGGACGGCGCAGTGGATTCCTGTGGAGCGTCGGCGCCGGCCTCGTCATGGGACTCGCCATGGTCGGCCTGCACTACACGGGCATGGCCGCCGTCAGCGTGCATCTGCACGCCACCCGCACGGTCCTGGCGGGCGACCATTCCGGCTCCCCGCTCGTCCCGATGATGATCGGTCCCCTCGTCTTCCTGTGCCTGGCAGGCGCCGTCGTGGTGTTCGACCCGCTGATGGTCATGGGCCGGCCCGAGCCGGCCCCGGCGGAGCGCAAGCCCGGTGTTCCCGCTCACCCAGGGAGCGGCCGTCCCGGGAGCGCCCGCCCCGGCCGGCGCCCGCCGTCGGGTGCCGGCCACCGCGACACCCGCAGCCGCGCCCCGCAGCGCCGGTGA
- a CDS encoding glycerophosphodiester phosphodiesterase — MHARVAAATTTVFFGLGVAILPTPPAGAVSADGPVVIAHRGASAYAPENTLAAVDKAAAMGFGWVENDVQRTKDGRLVVIHDGTLERTTDVKRLFPGRAPWRVKDFTAREIARLDAGSWYGPGYAGVRVPTLRQYMRRLSHNHQNLLLEIKNPELYPGIESQTLRLLDREGWLDPGHLRNRLIVQSFSADSVRTVHRLRPGVRTAYLGTPRITELPAYARFTDQINSDRGKLSGPYVSAVHAFKGPHAKPLKVFAWTVNRADEARRLTEMGADGIITNAPDVVRKAVTAY, encoded by the coding sequence ATGCATGCGCGCGTTGCCGCCGCCACGACCACCGTCTTCTTCGGGCTCGGCGTCGCCATACTGCCCACTCCCCCCGCCGGAGCCGTCAGCGCCGACGGTCCGGTCGTGATCGCCCACCGGGGTGCCTCAGCTTATGCGCCCGAGAACACCCTGGCCGCCGTCGACAAGGCGGCCGCCATGGGATTCGGCTGGGTCGAGAACGATGTGCAGCGCACCAAGGACGGCCGGCTGGTGGTCATCCACGACGGGACGCTGGAGCGCACCACCGATGTGAAACGGCTGTTCCCCGGCCGGGCCCCCTGGCGGGTCAAGGACTTCACCGCCCGGGAGATCGCACGTCTCGACGCGGGCAGCTGGTACGGCCCCGGGTACGCGGGCGTGCGCGTACCGACGCTGCGGCAGTACATGCGGCGGCTGTCGCACAACCACCAGAACCTGCTCCTGGAGATCAAGAACCCGGAGCTGTACCCCGGGATCGAGAGCCAGACCCTCCGGCTGCTGGACCGGGAGGGCTGGCTCGACCCCGGCCATCTGCGGAACCGGTTGATCGTCCAGAGCTTCAGCGCGGACAGTGTCCGTACCGTCCACCGGCTGCGGCCGGGGGTCAGGACCGCCTATCTGGGCACCCCGCGGATCACGGAACTCCCGGCGTACGCGCGGTTCACCGACCAGATCAACTCCGACCGCGGCAAGCTCTCCGGCCCCTATGTCTCCGCGGTGCACGCGTTCAAGGGCCCGCACGCCAAGCCCCTGAAGGTCTTCGCCTGGACCGTCAACCGCGCGGACGAGGCCCGGCGGCTGACCGAGATGGGCGCGGACGGCATCATCACCAATGCGCCCGACGTGGTGCGCAAGGCGGTGACCGCCTACTAG
- a CDS encoding methylated-DNA--[protein]-cysteine S-methyltransferase: MDSLGQDEQQPVWTVVATDIGPLLLAATRAGLVNVVFHATEPVRDQALARLASRLGAAPVEDAASPLLAEAIRQLAAYFAGELRDFRLPLDWSLITGFNRQVLRELASTVPYGAVVGYGELAGRVGQPGAAQAVGMAMGSNPLPVVVPCHRVVERDGGIGGFGGGLETKRKLLALEGVLPEPLF; encoded by the coding sequence ATGGACAGTCTTGGGCAGGACGAGCAGCAGCCGGTGTGGACGGTGGTGGCCACCGACATCGGCCCGCTGCTGCTGGCCGCCACCCGCGCGGGCCTGGTGAACGTGGTGTTCCACGCGACGGAACCGGTCCGGGACCAGGCACTGGCACGACTCGCCTCCCGGCTCGGCGCGGCCCCCGTCGAGGACGCCGCTTCCCCGCTGCTGGCCGAGGCGATACGTCAGCTCGCGGCGTACTTCGCGGGTGAGCTGCGCGATTTCCGGCTGCCGCTGGACTGGTCCCTGATCACCGGCTTCAATCGGCAGGTGCTGCGCGAGTTGGCGTCCACCGTGCCCTACGGGGCGGTGGTGGGGTACGGCGAGCTGGCCGGCCGGGTCGGCCAGCCGGGCGCGGCCCAGGCCGTGGGCATGGCGATGGGCTCCAACCCGCTCCCGGTGGTGGTGCCGTGCCACCGCGTGGTGGAGCGGGACGGCGGCATCGGCGGGTTCGGGGGCGGGCTGGAGACCAAGCGGAAGCTGCTGGCGCTCGAAGGGGTGCTGCCGGAGCCGCTGTTCTGA
- a CDS encoding CBS domain-containing protein has product MTTAGEIMHRGAQWIPSHETLDRAAQLMRELNVGALPVSDENERLCGILTDRDIVIGCVAMGHDPARVTAGDLAKGTPRWIDSNAGVDEVLNEMESHQIRRLPVIENKRLVGMISESDLAQHLSEDQLATWVETVYARSMTR; this is encoded by the coding sequence ATGACCACCGCCGGAGAAATCATGCACCGTGGCGCCCAGTGGATCCCGTCCCACGAGACCCTGGACCGCGCCGCCCAGCTGATGCGCGAACTCAACGTCGGTGCCCTCCCCGTCAGCGACGAGAACGAGCGGCTCTGCGGCATCCTCACCGACCGCGACATCGTCATCGGCTGTGTGGCCATGGGCCACGACCCCGCGCGGGTGACCGCGGGCGACCTCGCCAAGGGCACGCCGCGCTGGATCGACTCCAACGCCGGTGTGGACGAGGTGCTCAACGAGATGGAGTCGCACCAGATCCGCCGGCTGCCGGTGATCGAGAACAAGCGTCTCGTCGGCATGATCAGCGAGTCCGACCTCGCCCAGCATCTGTCGGAGGATCAGCTCGCCACCTGGGTCGAGACCGTCTACGCGAGGAGCATGACGCGCTGA
- a CDS encoding nucleoside/nucleotide kinase family protein translates to MGPVRLEPITWERLGDLLADRLLLLKPGDGGAWPRIAFDGAPAARPGDLARRVSEALRLRGRPSLVVGAEGFWRPASVRLEHGHRDPESYYDGWVDTGALWREVFGPLEPDGDGRVLPDLWDPVTDRATRSSPVQLPPGGLLLLHGPFLLRHWFPFDLTVHVLLSPGALRRRTPEPEHWTLPAFERYGRETEPGAVADVLIRADDPRHPAWNG, encoded by the coding sequence ATGGGCCCTGTGCGACTCGAACCGATCACCTGGGAGCGGCTCGGCGACCTCCTCGCCGACCGGCTGCTCCTCCTGAAACCCGGCGACGGCGGTGCCTGGCCGCGCATCGCGTTCGACGGCGCCCCGGCGGCGCGCCCCGGTGACCTCGCCCGGCGGGTGTCCGAGGCGTTGCGCCTGCGCGGCAGGCCCTCGCTCGTCGTCGGTGCCGAGGGCTTCTGGCGCCCCGCGTCCGTCCGCCTGGAACACGGCCACCGGGACCCGGAGTCCTATTACGACGGCTGGGTCGACACCGGGGCCCTGTGGCGCGAGGTCTTCGGTCCGCTGGAGCCGGACGGCGACGGCCGTGTCCTGCCCGATCTGTGGGATCCGGTCACCGACCGCGCCACTCGCAGCTCCCCTGTGCAGCTCCCGCCCGGGGGACTGCTGTTGCTCCACGGTCCGTTCCTCCTCCGGCACTGGTTCCCCTTCGATCTGACGGTCCATGTGCTGCTCTCGCCCGGTGCGCTGCGCCGCCGCACCCCGGAGCCGGAGCACTGGACCCTGCCCGCCTTCGAGCGGTACGGGAGGGAGACGGAGCCGGGCGCCGTCGCCGACGTGCTGATCCGCGCGGACGACCCACGCCACCCGGCCTGGAACGGCTGA
- a CDS encoding DUF2293 domain-containing protein, with protein MAPPPPTPPLPPGLVVVQPLRRRHCSACRRGPQPLLVVEEGRPRCLDCADLGHLVFLPRGDTALTRRSREASVLSAVVVRFDRRHGRYERQGVLVEEAALALAEERCLADAEARRRRRARDARRRAVQDLRFTEAFAGEIRRLFPGCPAGRAQAIAAHASLRGSGRVGRSAAGRALSPEAVTAAVRASVRHRETAYDRLLMEGVPRPEARRRIADGVESVLRSWRLPEAA; from the coding sequence ATGGCGCCGCCGCCCCCGACTCCTCCGCTCCCGCCGGGCCTTGTGGTGGTCCAGCCGCTGAGGCGACGGCACTGCTCCGCATGCCGGAGGGGACCGCAGCCGTTGCTGGTGGTGGAGGAGGGGAGGCCGCGCTGTCTGGACTGTGCGGACCTCGGGCATCTGGTGTTCCTGCCGCGGGGCGACACGGCGCTCACCCGGCGGTCGCGGGAGGCGAGCGTGCTGTCCGCGGTGGTGGTGCGGTTCGACCGGCGCCACGGCCGTTACGAGCGGCAGGGGGTGCTCGTCGAGGAGGCGGCCCTCGCGCTGGCCGAGGAGCGGTGTCTGGCGGACGCCGAGGCCCGGCGCAGACGCCGGGCGCGGGACGCCCGGCGGCGGGCGGTGCAGGACCTGCGGTTCACGGAGGCGTTCGCCGGGGAGATCCGGCGGCTGTTCCCCGGATGCCCGGCGGGGCGGGCCCAGGCGATCGCGGCGCATGCCTCGCTGCGCGGCAGCGGACGGGTCGGGCGCAGCGCGGCGGGGCGGGCGCTGTCGCCGGAGGCGGTGACGGCCGCGGTACGGGCGTCCGTGCGGCACAGGGAGACGGCGTACGACCGTCTGCTGATGGAGGGGGTGCCACGGCCCGAGGCGCGGCGGCGCATCGCGGACGGGGTGGAGTCGGTGCTGCGGTCGTGGCGGCTCCCGGAGGCCGCCTGA
- a CDS encoding glutamate synthase subunit beta, with translation MADPRGFMSTPREEWPRRPVEERVRDWNEVYVPGALLPIISRQANRCMDCGVPFCHDACPLGNLIPEWNDLVSREDWRAASERLHATNNFPEFTGRLCPAPCEAGCVLAINQPAVTIKNVEAAIADRAWEEGFAPPCPPERLSGRTVAVVGSGPAGLAAAQQLTRAGHTVAVYERADRIGGLLRYGIPAFKMEKRHLNRRLEQMRAEGTKFRTSVTVGEDIGAAELRARYDAVVIATGATAWRELDVPGRELAGIHQAMRYLPLADRVCEGDLEVSPLSAAGRHVVIVGGGDTGADCLGTAVREGAASVTQLDIYPLPEAERNEFTQPWPTYPKIYRLTGAHEEAGALRTAPAADADARLFAASTLRFEGDPDGHVRALHLVEVDERRKPLPGTGRTLPADLVLLALGFSGPDREDGLIDQLGLALDPRGTITRDEDFTTNVPGVFAAGDAARGQSLIVWAIAEGRAVAAAVDRLLNGGASRLPAPIGPYDRPMTA, from the coding sequence ATGGCCGATCCCAGGGGCTTCATGAGCACGCCCCGCGAGGAATGGCCCCGCAGACCCGTCGAGGAACGGGTGCGGGACTGGAACGAGGTGTACGTACCGGGCGCGCTGCTTCCGATCATCAGCCGGCAGGCGAACCGGTGCATGGACTGCGGGGTCCCCTTCTGCCACGACGCCTGCCCCCTCGGCAATCTGATCCCCGAGTGGAACGACCTGGTCTCCCGCGAGGACTGGCGGGCGGCGAGCGAACGGCTGCACGCCACCAACAACTTCCCCGAGTTCACGGGACGGTTGTGTCCGGCTCCCTGCGAGGCGGGGTGTGTGCTCGCCATCAACCAGCCCGCGGTCACCATCAAGAACGTCGAGGCCGCCATCGCGGACCGGGCCTGGGAGGAGGGCTTCGCCCCGCCCTGCCCTCCGGAGCGGCTGTCGGGGCGGACCGTCGCCGTCGTCGGGTCGGGTCCCGCGGGGCTCGCGGCGGCCCAGCAGCTCACCCGTGCCGGGCACACGGTGGCGGTGTACGAGCGGGCGGACCGGATCGGAGGCCTGCTGCGCTACGGGATACCGGCCTTCAAGATGGAGAAGCGGCATCTGAACCGGCGGCTGGAGCAGATGCGCGCCGAGGGCACCAAGTTCCGGACGTCCGTCACCGTGGGCGAGGACATCGGGGCCGCCGAGCTGCGGGCCCGCTATGACGCCGTGGTGATCGCGACCGGCGCCACGGCCTGGCGCGAACTGGACGTCCCCGGGCGAGAGCTGGCCGGGATACACCAGGCCATGCGGTATCTGCCGCTGGCCGACCGGGTGTGCGAGGGCGATCTGGAGGTCTCCCCGCTGTCGGCGGCCGGCCGGCATGTGGTGATCGTGGGCGGCGGGGACACCGGGGCGGACTGCCTGGGGACCGCGGTGCGCGAAGGTGCCGCGTCCGTCACCCAGCTGGACATCTATCCGCTGCCGGAGGCGGAGCGCAACGAGTTCACCCAGCCGTGGCCGACCTATCCGAAGATCTACCGGCTGACCGGCGCGCACGAGGAGGCGGGCGCGCTGCGCACGGCGCCCGCCGCGGACGCGGACGCGCGGCTCTTCGCGGCGTCCACGCTGCGCTTCGAGGGAGACCCGGACGGCCATGTGCGAGCGCTGCATCTGGTCGAGGTGGACGAGCGGCGGAAGCCGCTGCCGGGCACCGGGCGGACCCTGCCGGCCGACCTGGTGCTGCTCGCCCTGGGGTTCTCGGGGCCCGACCGCGAGGACGGGCTGATCGACCAGCTCGGGCTGGCCCTTGACCCGCGCGGGACGATCACCCGGGACGAGGACTTCACGACCAACGTCCCGGGTGTGTTCGCCGCCGGGGACGCCGCGCGCGGACAGTCGCTGATCGTATGGGCGATAGCGGAGGGCCGGGCCGTGGCGGCGGCGGTGGACCGGCTGCTGAACGGGGGCGCCTCGCGCCTGCCGGCGCCGATCGGACCGTACGACCGTCCGATGACCGCCTGA
- a CDS encoding SAM-dependent methyltransferase encodes MTGQDPAQDDLVIDSSKPHPARMYDWYLGGKDNYPVDEELGRQMVALEPRVPVMARVNRAFMHRATRWLAQNGIRQFLDIGTGIPTEPNLHQIAQGVAPDARVVYCDNDPIVLAHAAALLRSTPEGVTEYLQADVRDPATILEGAGKVLDLSRPVALSLVALLHFIPDEDGAYELVDRLLSGLPSGSCLMMTHATADFTPQDKATEATEKLRSGGVTLALRSRDEFARFFDGLDLVEPGVEVVHRWHPELGEPVPGQDDGIIPGYGAVARKP; translated from the coding sequence ATGACCGGGCAGGACCCCGCTCAGGACGACCTCGTCATCGACAGCAGCAAACCGCACCCCGCCCGTATGTACGACTGGTACCTCGGCGGGAAGGACAACTACCCCGTCGACGAGGAGCTGGGCCGGCAGATGGTCGCCCTCGAACCGAGGGTGCCCGTGATGGCGCGGGTCAACCGCGCCTTCATGCACCGGGCCACCCGCTGGCTGGCCCAGAACGGCATACGGCAGTTCCTGGACATCGGCACCGGCATCCCCACCGAGCCGAACCTCCACCAGATCGCCCAGGGGGTCGCACCGGACGCACGCGTGGTCTACTGCGACAACGACCCGATCGTGCTGGCCCATGCGGCGGCCCTGCTGCGCAGCACGCCCGAGGGCGTGACCGAGTATCTGCAGGCCGATGTGCGGGACCCGGCCACCATCCTCGAGGGGGCCGGGAAGGTCCTGGACCTCAGCCGGCCGGTGGCGCTCTCCCTGGTCGCGCTGCTGCACTTCATCCCCGACGAGGACGGCGCGTACGAGCTGGTCGACCGGCTGCTGTCGGGGCTGCCCTCCGGCAGCTGTCTGATGATGACCCACGCCACCGCCGACTTCACCCCGCAGGACAAGGCGACGGAGGCGACCGAGAAGCTCAGGTCGGGCGGGGTCACCCTGGCGCTCCGCTCCCGCGACGAGTTCGCCCGTTTCTTCGACGGACTCGACCTCGTGGAACCCGGCGTCGAGGTGGTCCACCGGTGGCACCCGGAGCTGGGCGAGCCGGTCCCCGGCCAGGACGACGGGATCATTCCCGGCTACGGCGCGGTGGCCCGCAAGCCGTAA
- a CDS encoding DUF397 domain-containing protein yields the protein MERTTSRQRVYNGMPARELGSEGWHKPWSGGNGGNCLEAMKLADGRIAVRQSTDPDGPALIYTSDEMTAFIRGAKAGEADFLLT from the coding sequence ATGGAACGCACCACGTCGCGCCAACGCGTCTACAACGGCATGCCCGCCCGCGAGTTGGGGAGTGAGGGCTGGCACAAGCCGTGGAGCGGTGGCAACGGCGGCAACTGCCTGGAGGCGATGAAGCTCGCCGACGGCCGGATCGCCGTCCGCCAGTCCACCGACCCGGACGGGCCCGCGCTGATCTACACCTCCGACGAGATGACGGCGTTCATCCGTGGGGCCAAAGCAGGGGAGGCCGACTTCCTGCTCACATAA
- a CDS encoding helix-turn-helix domain-containing protein, whose product MSEPRSAPTVGQVVLGRRLLDLRERAGLKREEAARILRVAPATVRRMEIAEVGLKIPYLQLLLKAYGVSDEEAETFVQLAEEANRPGWWQRFHDILPGWFSMYVSLEGAATIIRQYEPHFVPGIMQTEDYARGVLRSGAIGQTRPEDIERHVALRMQRQELLTRADPPRVWAVMDETALRRPVVGPQIMRDQIEKLLEVVELPQVTLQVTEFSSGPHPGTYGPFVLFRFAMSELPDMVYSEYLTGAVYLDARAEVATHLEVMDRMAAQAATAQRTKEILVDLRKEL is encoded by the coding sequence GTGAGCGAGCCGCGGTCGGCGCCGACGGTCGGTCAGGTCGTCCTCGGACGACGCCTGCTGGATCTGCGGGAACGCGCGGGTCTCAAGCGGGAGGAGGCCGCGCGCATCCTGCGTGTCGCGCCCGCCACCGTCCGCCGGATGGAGATCGCCGAGGTCGGCCTGAAGATCCCGTACCTCCAACTGCTGCTGAAGGCCTACGGGGTGAGCGACGAGGAGGCCGAGACGTTCGTCCAGCTGGCGGAGGAGGCCAACCGGCCGGGATGGTGGCAGCGGTTCCACGACATTCTCCCGGGCTGGTTCTCGATGTACGTCAGCCTGGAGGGCGCCGCCACGATCATCCGCCAGTACGAGCCCCACTTCGTGCCCGGCATCATGCAGACCGAGGACTACGCCCGGGGCGTCCTGAGATCGGGCGCCATCGGCCAGACCAGACCCGAGGACATCGAGCGGCATGTGGCGCTGCGCATGCAGCGTCAGGAGCTGCTGACGCGCGCGGATCCGCCCCGGGTCTGGGCCGTGATGGACGAGACGGCGCTGCGCCGCCCGGTCGTCGGCCCCCAGATCATGCGCGACCAGATCGAGAAACTGCTGGAGGTCGTGGAGCTGCCCCAGGTGACGCTGCAGGTGACCGAGTTCTCCTCGGGTCCGCACCCCGGCACCTACGGGCCCTTCGTCCTGTTCCGATTTGCCATGTCAGAACTGCCGGACATGGTCTACAGCGAGTACCTGACCGGCGCCGTCTATCTGGACGCGCGCGCCGAGGTGGCGACCCACCTCGAGGTCATGGACCGCATGGCGGCTCAGGCCGCTACGGCACAACGCACGAAGGAGATCCTCGTGGATCTCCGCAAGGAGCTGTAA
- a CDS encoding ATP-binding protein, whose translation MATGRRFRFELAARPSSVAQARELTRARLAGWSACEDTCDTAALVVSELVTNAIVHTAGERVVCELRDEHDVVRIAVRDEGCAPGQPHPAPSLPEEEHGRGLLLVATLCRAWGAQQAGAGLLVWAELPREGDRPTEAGPVVPAQPSRDLPCSGGRSRAVEGTAPEDTASTGTGHGPDRSAGEPASDGEARSDLGWSAKRPPADGQGSGAGAYGGTRTAWA comes from the coding sequence GTGGCCACCGGACGCCGGTTCCGCTTCGAACTCGCCGCACGCCCGAGTTCCGTCGCACAGGCCCGAGAACTGACGCGTGCCCGGCTGGCCGGCTGGTCGGCGTGCGAGGACACCTGCGACACGGCCGCTCTGGTCGTCTCCGAACTGGTGACCAACGCGATCGTGCACACCGCCGGTGAGCGGGTCGTCTGCGAACTCCGCGACGAGCACGACGTGGTGCGCATCGCCGTACGGGACGAGGGATGCGCTCCCGGCCAGCCGCACCCCGCACCGTCCCTCCCCGAGGAGGAGCACGGGAGGGGACTGCTTCTCGTCGCGACCCTGTGCCGGGCCTGGGGTGCCCAGCAGGCCGGGGCCGGGCTGCTGGTCTGGGCCGAGCTACCACGGGAGGGCGACCGGCCGACGGAGGCCGGGCCGGTCGTCCCCGCACAGCCGTCCCGGGACCTGCCGTGTTCCGGCGGCAGGTCCCGGGCCGTGGAAGGGACGGCGCCGGAGGACACCGCGAGCACCGGCACGGGTCACGGCCCGGACCGGAGCGCCGGGGAACCGGCCTCGGACGGCGAGGCCCGGTCCGACCTGGGCTGGAGCGCGAAGCGGCCGCCGGCCGACGGCCAGGGTTCAGGGGCCGGCGCGTACGGGGGAACGAGGACCGCATGGGCGTGA
- a CDS encoding RidA family protein, with product MLKRVLVPTLFPPPGYAHASVVEAGTRLAFLAGSVPLDSEGRLVGAGDPVRQAEQVLANLREQVRAVGSDLAHVVSTDVYVVSQDPAVLSAVWDVVRASGLSDGPHASTLLGVACLGYTGQLVEITATAVVPTDAEDA from the coding sequence ATGCTGAAGCGCGTCCTCGTCCCCACCCTCTTCCCGCCGCCCGGCTACGCCCATGCGTCCGTCGTGGAGGCGGGCACCCGGCTCGCGTTCCTCGCCGGGTCCGTGCCTCTCGACTCCGAAGGGCGGCTCGTCGGCGCGGGCGATCCCGTGCGCCAGGCCGAGCAGGTGCTCGCCAACCTCCGCGAGCAGGTGCGCGCGGTCGGCAGCGACCTGGCCCATGTCGTGTCGACGGACGTGTATGTCGTGAGCCAGGATCCGGCGGTGCTCTCCGCGGTGTGGGACGTGGTCCGGGCCTCGGGCCTCAGCGACGGGCCGCATGCGTCGACCCTCCTCGGGGTGGCCTGTCTCGGCTACACCGGACAGCTCGTGGAGATCACGGCGACGGCCGTCGTACCGACCGACGCTGAGGACGCCTGA
- a CDS encoding uracil-DNA glycosylase yields the protein MDGKGLTGLDERITGCRACPRLVAWREEVARTKRAAFADWTYWGRPVPGFGPPDARLLVVGLAPAAHGGNRTGRMFTGDRSGDVLFAALHAVGLASQPTSVSADDGLELYGVRVTAPVHCAPPGNKPTPQERDTCRPWLVQELRLLRPSLRSVVALGGFAWQSTLTALAEAGRPVPRPRPAFGHGARVPLDGLELFGCFHVSQRNTFTGLLTPRMLRDVLRTAADAAGLPTHPEPHPPGP from the coding sequence ATGGACGGCAAGGGCCTCACCGGGCTGGACGAGCGGATCACGGGCTGCCGTGCCTGCCCGCGCCTGGTCGCATGGCGCGAGGAGGTGGCACGTACCAAGCGGGCCGCCTTCGCCGACTGGACGTACTGGGGACGGCCGGTACCGGGCTTCGGGCCTCCGGACGCACGGCTGCTGGTGGTCGGTCTCGCCCCCGCGGCCCACGGCGGCAACCGCACCGGACGCATGTTCACCGGGGACCGGTCCGGGGATGTGCTGTTTGCGGCACTGCACGCCGTGGGTCTGGCCTCACAGCCCACCTCGGTGTCCGCCGACGACGGCCTGGAACTGTACGGCGTGCGGGTCACCGCGCCGGTGCACTGTGCGCCGCCCGGCAACAAGCCGACGCCCCAGGAACGGGACACCTGCCGACCCTGGCTGGTACAGGAGCTGCGGCTGCTGCGGCCGTCACTGCGGTCCGTGGTCGCTCTGGGCGGCTTCGCCTGGCAGTCCACCCTGACCGCGCTCGCGGAGGCGGGCCGCCCCGTGCCCCGGCCCCGCCCCGCCTTCGGCCACGGCGCCCGGGTTCCGCTGGACGGGCTGGAGCTCTTCGGCTGCTTCCACGTCAGCCAGCGCAACACCTTCACCGGCCTGCTCACCCCCCGGATGCTGCGGGACGTACTGCGCACGGCGGCCGACGCCGCGGGCCTCCCGACCCACCCGGAACCACACCCGCCCGGACCGTGA
- a CDS encoding RNA-binding S4 domain-containing protein yields MASVVGNGGRTGGTGQESAAGGKRAEDRWESVTAGEHRAAGEGEAVGSPGSGDPKPTGEKPSDAKTAAALAAAEAAGPSADESVRIDSWIWSVRLVKTRSMGATACRGGHVRVNGERVKPAYAVRVGDEVRLRHEGRERIVVVKRLIRKRVGAPVAVQCYVDNSPPPPPRDAVAPAGIRDRGAGRPTKRDRREMERLRSPGGGFGDGHGAPGPSGSRRGSGTRGRPGSRGGSGKH; encoded by the coding sequence ATGGCTTCTGTAGTGGGGAACGGTGGCAGGACGGGCGGGACCGGCCAGGAATCCGCGGCGGGCGGAAAGCGCGCGGAGGACCGGTGGGAGTCCGTCACGGCCGGGGAACACCGGGCAGCCGGGGAGGGCGAGGCGGTCGGGTCGCCCGGCAGCGGCGACCCGAAGCCCACCGGGGAGAAGCCGTCGGACGCGAAGACGGCCGCCGCGCTGGCCGCTGCGGAGGCGGCGGGCCCGTCGGCCGACGAAAGTGTGCGCATCGACAGCTGGATCTGGTCCGTAAGGCTCGTCAAGACCCGCTCGATGGGCGCCACCGCTTGCCGGGGCGGTCATGTGCGGGTGAACGGTGAGCGGGTGAAGCCCGCGTACGCCGTGCGCGTCGGTGACGAGGTGCGGCTGCGCCATGAGGGCCGGGAGCGGATCGTCGTGGTGAAGCGTCTGATCCGCAAGCGGGTCGGGGCCCCGGTGGCCGTCCAGTGCTATGTCGACAACAGCCCGCCCCCGCCGCCGCGGGATGCCGTGGCCCCGGCGGGCATCCGCGACCGCGGCGCCGGTCGCCCCACCAAGCGCGACCGCCGTGAGATGGAGCGCCTGCGGAGCCCGGGCGGTGGCTTCGGTGACGGTCATGGGGCTCCAGGCCCCTCCGGCAGCCGTCGCGGGTCCGGAACCCGGGGCCGACCGGGCAGCCGGGGCGGCTCGGGCAAGCACTGA